In Dehalococcoidia bacterium, the sequence TCCACCGCGAGTACGGCATCGTCTCCGCTGAGGTGGCCGCCCGTGTTTCAAAAGCCAAAGCTGAGGGCAGGCGTGTCATATGCGTGGGGACGACATCGGTGCGCATTCTTGAGTATGTCGCCCGGAAGAGTACAAAAAATACCCTGGACTCATTTGAGGGGTGGGTGGACCTGCTCATCCTGCCCGGCTATCGCTTCCGCATCACCGACGCCATGCTTACCAACTTCCACCTGCCGCGCTCGACACTGCTCATGCTGGTGAGCGCCTTCGCCGGCGCGGAACAAATCAAGAAAGCCTATGACGAAGCCATCGAGGGAAAATACCGTTTTTATAGCTTCGGCGATGCTATGCTTATCCTTTAATCTATTCCCACTAGGCCGTGTTTTATTTGCACTGGCTCATGGTTATACCGATGAAAACGAAAAAGGCTACGAAAACGAGCCCCGCCACTATCAGGAGCACCAGGCGCGTTGATTGCATGGGCTGGGCGCCAGACTCTTTCGCGATTTGACTGAGGGCTTCGGCGGAAGGGATTTCCTCGGGCGCGAGGATGCCGTCCTTGGTCCACTTGCGGTAGAGACGCCTTAGCCTCCACTGCCCGCTGACGAAATCCTTGAGCGGCTGGAGGGTCATGGACATCCAGACCGTGATTTTGGGCCACAACGGCTCTCCGGAGGCCTCGGGCGTTGTGGAGGGGACGACGTGCATGGTCGGCAGCAGAGGATGTGCCGGCTTGGGCTCAGGTTTGGATTCTAAATATGGTGACGATTTGACAGACGGTTCCGCTACCTCTTCGTTTACCAGTTTGCTGATGTCCTCGCGGCTGGGCATTGGAGGAGGGGTGGCCGTTTCGGTTACCTTAGGGGTTGCCAGCTCGGTGATGTCTTCACGGCTGGGGGCGGCACGGCGCACGGGTATCTCACACTCTGGAGGAGGCGGAGCAGCCTGGGGCTGTTCTGCTTCGGTGCCACCTTCTAGTAGAGTAATTCTTTGGCCGCAGCGCAGGCAGAACTGAGAACCGGGCGGGAGCTTCTGACCGCAGGCGGCGCAGAAGGATACCTCCACAACGGGCGGTTCCTCGCTTACAGGTTGCGGGACGTCTTTGAGGGCAGTGGCAGGCGGAACCGTTGACGTTTCATGGCGCGGAGGAACTGTTTCTTCACTGGCAGGCGGCGGCTCTTCATGCCGGACAGGCTTTTCTATCACAGTCTGCGGGATTTCCTCCGGTGTTTCAGACGGCGGTTTACTGGCCGTTTCTATCACTGGTGGCGTGATTTCCCGCTGGAGCCGTTCGCGATTCTCCCTCTCCCATCTCATGTACGGCGTTTCTTCGATGTCCGTCTTGGAGACTTCCGAGCGAGCGCTGGCGAGAGTAGGTTGCTCCGGTTCGCAGCTGACGGGTGGTGCTTCCTCGACCACATGGAGCGGGGTTTCCTCGCGCACAGGCGCGGCAGGAGGCTCCTCCGGTTTTGGCGCGACACCGGATTCTGCATTTGGGGCTGGCGCGATATCTTCATCCTTTTGAAGGGGTAATTCTGCTTGGGGTTCAACCATGCGTTGCTCGCAGTAAGGGCAGATAATGAGTTCTTCAGGGGTTAATTTGATGTATATCTTATGCCCGCATTTAGGACATTCCATAACAGACCTCCAAGCGAGTAACTACATTCGTTGCGATTATAACACAGGCCATTTTGTAATGAAAACCATCCGCAAGATTAGTCTCTTAGTGCCCGGAAGCACAGGGTTTGGCTGGAGAAATATACGCACCATGGAGGCCACTACAGGAATAATAAATATTCTTCTCCCCTTTTGCGGGGGAGTTAAGAGTGAGGGGTAAAGTCATTGAATCTCAACTGAGGCAGGTATGGACTGCCTGTGGTTTTCAGGCTATAATCACGCATGATGACAGAATTGCAGGTTCTACTAACGCAACCTGAGATTGCTTCCGCCGTCAGGCGTCTGGCCGGTGAAATCAGCAGCGACTACCGCGATAAAAATCCTCTTGTTCTCGGTGTTCTCAAAGGCTCCTTCATTTTTTTGGCCGACCTGGTGCGCCTGCTCGATTTCCCACTCGAGGTGGATTTCGTCACACTTTCAAGCTATAAAGAGCAAACCGAGAGCTGTGGCGATGTTAGCATGGACAGGTGCTTTGCTGCCGATATCAAAGACCGGCACGTGCTGGTGGTGGAAGACATCGTGGATACCGGCCTTACTCTGCATTTTTTGCTGGACCACGTGCACGCGGAGTCGCCTGCCTCGCTCCGCCTGTGCGCCCTGCTGAATAAACCTTTGCGGCGTAAGATTCCCGTCAGCATAGACTATCTGGGATTTACCATTCCCGATAAGTTCGTCGTCGGCTACGGCACGGACTGCGCCGAAAAATACCGCAATCTTCCCGATATCCGCTGTATTGAAAATGGAGATTGATACGTTGAAGCGAACATTGGAACTTATCGAGGTGGCGCGAGGACTCAAACCCGCTGACCTTATACTTTCCAACGCCCGCATCGTCAACGTTTTCAACGGCGAAATTGAAAAGGGAAACGTAGCCATCTATGGCAGTCAAATCGCCGGCATCGGAGATTATCATCTTGCGCGGGAAATTATCGATATAAAGGGACAATATCTTGTTCCCGGCCTCATCAACGGACATACGCACGTCGAAAGCTCGATGCTGGATATCGGGCAGTACGCCAGCGCAGTCATCCCGCATGGCACTCTGGGCGTCGTCACCGACCTGCACGAGATAGCCAATGTAAGCGGAATCAAAGGCATCGATTACATTTTGAGCGCTTCTCGCCATCTCCCTTTCGAGTTTTTCGTGATGGCACCTTCGTGCGTGCCAGCAACCCACCTTGAGACTTCGGGAGCTGGCATCGATGGCAAGGCATTGAGACATCTGCTGAGGCGCAAAGAGGTCATCGGCCTCGGCGAGATGATGAACTACTCGGGCGTCCTCTCCGGCGATACAAACGTTCTGGATAAGATTGAGGCTTCACGAGGCAAGCCTGCCGACGGTCATGCCCCCGGTCTAAGTGGTCGCGACCTCAACGCCTATATCGCCTCCGGAATCTCATCCGACCATGAATGCGTAACGCTTGAAGAGGCATGTGAAAAGCTGGCTCGCGGTATGTACGTCATGATACGCGAGGGTTCGTCCGAAAAGAACCTGGAAGCCCTTCTGCCGATGGTTACCGACTTGACGTATAAACGCTGCCTGTTCGTAGTGGACGACCGTAGTTGCACAGATCTTTTACGCGACGGCGATATAGACGCGGTAGTGCGTAAGGCCATCCGGCTTGGTCTAGAGCCTGTAAGGGCTATTCAACTGGCAACCATTAACACAGCCGAGCGCTTCGGGCTGAAACGTATTGGCGCCGTAGCGCCGGGTTACCTTTCTAATCTAATTGTCACGACGGATTTGAATCGTTTGGATGCTCGTCTAGTCTTTCATCGAGGGAGACTGGTCGCTCACGACGGTCAGTTTTTATATAAGCCGAAGGCAAACAGCAAACGAAATCTCGAAAATACGGTCATGGTCAAGCCTTTCGGCCCAGAAGCACTACGTTTTACTTCTCCAGGTGAGGCCTTCCCCGTTATCGAAGTCATTCCTGGCCAGATAATCACGCGCAAGCTAAAACTAAAGGTAAGGCGCGACCAAAACGGATTCATTATCTCCGACGTGGAACGGGATGCCCTCAAGCTGGTG encodes:
- the hpt gene encoding hypoxanthine phosphoribosyltransferase; this translates as MMTELQVLLTQPEIASAVRRLAGEISSDYRDKNPLVLGVLKGSFIFLADLVRLLDFPLEVDFVTLSSYKEQTESCGDVSMDRCFAADIKDRHVLVVEDIVDTGLTLHFLLDHVHAESPASLRLCALLNKPLRRKIPVSIDYLGFTIPDKFVVGYGTDCAEKYRNLPDIRCIENGD
- the ade gene encoding adenine deaminase, producing the protein MKRTLELIEVARGLKPADLILSNARIVNVFNGEIEKGNVAIYGSQIAGIGDYHLAREIIDIKGQYLVPGLINGHTHVESSMLDIGQYASAVIPHGTLGVVTDLHEIANVSGIKGIDYILSASRHLPFEFFVMAPSCVPATHLETSGAGIDGKALRHLLRRKEVIGLGEMMNYSGVLSGDTNVLDKIEASRGKPADGHAPGLSGRDLNAYIASGISSDHECVTLEEACEKLARGMYVMIREGSSEKNLEALLPMVTDLTYKRCLFVVDDRSCTDLLRDGDIDAVVRKAIRLGLEPVRAIQLATINTAERFGLKRIGAVAPGYLSNLIVTTDLNRLDARLVFHRGRLVAHDGQFLYKPKANSKRNLENTVMVKPFGPEALRFTSPGEAFPVIEVIPGQIITRKLKLKVRRDQNGFIISDVERDALKLVVVERHKASGNIGRGLVKGFGLKRGALASSVAHDSHNIVAVGTNDIDILTAIREVIAMQGGLAVTGDGRILASLPLSVSGLMSDRPLAEVVKNFACLEEAAKELGCGLAAPFDALSFLALPVIPQLRLTDMGLVDVNAFKIIQT